From Dreissena polymorpha isolate Duluth1 chromosome 15, UMN_Dpol_1.0, whole genome shotgun sequence, a single genomic window includes:
- the LOC127859577 gene encoding uncharacterized protein LOC127859577, protein MILSKTTKSRPISNDANTDSIDARVLNQSAANDRFQNVIIAVACAVSAVIIIIAVVIVVVCVKRKRRSVANVPLQDTPREDQVAQEEGYARIEGAECQYAVVNKPKKLSTLQTKQYPRSVNIPMETQFQLEKPRGAGELIYADLDKEALTAKPIDSKPAGTPERPRTPTEYVGIDFARTVALQDANKQDE, encoded by the exons ATGATATTGTCTAAAACCACGAAAAGCCGACCGATTTCTAACGATGCAAATACAGATAGCATAG aCGCACGTGTCTTGAATCAAAGTGCTGCAAACGACAGATTTCAAAACGTAATTATTGCTGTTGCGTGCGCAGTGTCTGCGGTGATCATCATCATAGCAGTCGTGATTGTCGTGGTATGTGTAAAGCGTAAACGCCGATCTGTCG CAAACGTCCCACTTCAAGATACGCC GCGCGAAGATCAAGTGGCTCAAGAGGAAG GCTACGCTAGAATTGAAGGGGCCGAGTGTCAATACGCCGTGGTAAACAAACCCAAGAAACTCTCGACgcttcaaacaaaacaatacccacGTTCTGTAAACATACCAATGGAAACCCAGTTCCAACTCGAG AAACCCCGTGGAGCCGGCGAACTCATATATGCTGATCTGGACAAAGAAGCATTGACGGCTAAGCCGATAGATTCAAAACCTGCTGGTACCCCAGAAAGGCCAAGAACGCCAACGGAGTATGTAGGCATTGACTTCGCGAGAACTGTTGCGTTACAGGACGCGAATAAGCAAGACGAGTAG